Proteins found in one Macrobrachium nipponense isolate FS-2020 chromosome 35, ASM1510439v2, whole genome shotgun sequence genomic segment:
- the LOC135208499 gene encoding probable serine/threonine-protein kinase yakA, with translation MDIPLDLKLFMNNTTTKVYKCDQCSASYSDKAYYDLHRQTHQKDGIPMVQIVMTSPPQATTPQPTPAHQQQQQQQQQQQQQHQQQQQQQQQQHQQQQQQQQQQQQQQQQQQQQQQQHVIHQQDPQLTAYKRAYGGEIHQIYEVAPTTRYQVVTSSPHVINAVSLDNQTQVSVPTYTSPYIVATTQETPQRTITSIQSQQQTHPQQQQQQQQQQHQHQQHQTQHVQPQQQQQQPQQRTTITAVLDPKDRPFKCDQCTASFIDHSELIEHKKKHSGDGPFTCEDCHFTFMYKSHFRSHKTRCQKKRAMMPHPPKPIINPSPVKRQFPTHNQHQQPQQQQKVQQTQSNNRISAKNNVHNNKVNTGSNNIPFNPNNPSFKRQKKELRQDRPYECHECDASFQNVQDLEAHKSKHTGEGPFKCDECRFVFLYRKLYEAHRRRCEKKRRVSNPGNTNATIVQAQTIQQTQPQQQQQQQQQQQHQHQQQPQQQQQQQPQHVIHQTQSQPLQIHTAGGRTVTAVPTSGTAVQLITPTQLHNAVNQPQATVIDMRAVPAGQQVQQVQHIQHPAIIEQVIHVAQIPTSIAGGRQEIKYDLVPATVDMGEVNQIMNLIKVKGHPQ, from the coding sequence ATGGATATCCCTCTTGATCTGAAGCTCTTCATGAACAATACAACTACCAAGGTCTACAAatgtgatcagtgcagtgcctcTTATTCCGACAAAGCCTATTATGACTTGCATAGGCAGACACACCAGAAGGATGGCATCCCTATGGTGCAAATTGTTATGACTTCTCCACCACAAGCCACGACACCTCAGCCAACTCCTgcacatcagcagcagcagcagcaacaacagcagcagcagcagcagcatcaacagcagcagcagcagcaacaacagcaacatcaacaacaacagcaacagcaacaacagcagcagcagcagcagcaacaacagcaacagcagcagcagcagcatgtcATACATCAGCAAGATCCACAGCTGACTGCATATAAAAGGGCTTATGGGGGGGAAATACATCAGATATATGAAGTTGCACCAACTACAAGGTATCAGGTTGTTACAAGCTCTCCTCATGTGATCAACGCTGTAAGTCTAGATAATCAGACTCAGGTTAGTGTTCCCACTTACACATCTCCATACATTGTTGCCACAACACAGGAAACTCCCCAGAGAACTATAACTAGCATACAGAGTCAGCAGCAAACACatcctcagcagcagcagcagcaacaacagcagcagcaccagcaccagcagcaccAGACTCAACATGTTcagccacagcagcagcagcagcaaccgcAGCAAAGAACTACCATTACAGCAGTTTTAGACCCCAAGGATAGACCTTTTAAATGTGATCAATGCACAGCTTCCTTTATAGATCATTCTGAACTTATTGAACATAAAAAGAAACACAGTGGTGATGGCCCATTTACCTGTGAAGACTGTCattttacatttatgtataaaagcCATTTCCGCAGTCACAAAACGAGATGCCAAAAGAAACGAGCCATGATGCCACATCCTCCCAAACCCATTATCAACCCCAGTCCTGTCAAAAGACAGTTTCCCACTCACAATCAGCATCAGCAACCTCAGCAGCAACAGAAGGTACAGCAAACACAGTCCAATAATAGAATTTCAGCCAAGAATAATGTTCATAATAACAAAGTGAATACAGGTTCTAATAATATTCCCTTTAATCCTAATAATCCCAGTTTCAAGAGGCAAAAGAAAGAACTTAGACAAGACAGACCGTACGAGTGCCACGAGTGTGATGCATCATTCCAAAACGTGCAAGATTTAGAGGCCCACAAGTCAAAGCATACTGGAGAGGGCCCTTTCAAGTGCGACGAATGCAGGTTTGTGTTCCTTTACCGCAAGTTGTACGAGGCTCACCGCAGGCGGTgtgaaaagaagagaagagtttCGAATCCTGGTAACACAAATGCTACTATAGTGCAGGCGCAAACTATACAACAGACTCAgccacagcagcaacagcagcagcagcagcaacaacaacaccaacaccaacaacagccacaacagcagcagcagcagcaacctcAGCATGTTATCCACCAGACTCAGTCACAGCCTTTGCAAATACACACAGCAGGAGGGAGGACAGTCACTGCTGTACCTACCTCTGGCACTGCAGTGCAATTGATTACTCCAACCCAACTTCATAATGCTGTTAATCAACCTCAGGCCACTGTGATTGATATGAGAGCTGTACCAGCAGGGCAACAGGTTCAACAAGTACAGCATATCCAACATCCTGCGATTATAGAACAAGTCATTCATGTTGCTCAGATTCCCACATCCATAGCTGGTGGGAGACAAGAGATCAAATATGACCTTGTCCCCGCAACAGTTGACATGGGGGAAGTAAATCAAATTATGAACCTCATCAAGGTAAAAGGTCACCCGCAGTAG